In the Brienomyrus brachyistius isolate T26 chromosome 20, BBRACH_0.4, whole genome shotgun sequence genome, one interval contains:
- the LOC125716045 gene encoding cytochrome P450 26A1: MGFYTLVASFLCTIVLPILLFLAAVKLWEIYIIRGRDPNCRSPLPPGTMGLPFLGETLQMVLQRRKFLRMKRQKYGFIYKTHLFGSPTVRVMGADNVRQILLGEHKLVEVQWPASVRAILGSDTLSNVHGTQHKNKKRAILKAFSRDALELYVPVIQEEVRCAVKGWLQSASCVLVYPEMKRLMFRIAIRILLGFQPEQIKTDEQELVEAFEEMIKNLFSLPIDVPFSGLYRGLKARNFIHSKIEENIKKKIQDGTDERKHKDALQLLIENCRKSAEPLSTQEIKESATELLFGGHETTASTATSLVMFLGLHPNVAHNVRQELREKGLTGVCSEERTLSIELLEQLKYTGCVIKETLRINPPVPGGFRVALKTFELNGYQIPKGWNVIYSICDTHDVAEVFPNKEAFHPERFMTKSLEDTLRFNYIPFGGGSRMCVGKEFAKVLLKIFLVELTAECNWTLLNGPPTMKTGPTVYPVDNLPTKFSRYIDN; this comes from the exons ATGGGGTTTTACACGTTAGTCGCATCGTTTCTTTGCACTATTGTGCTCCCAATCTTGTTGTTTTTAGCGGCAGTTAAATTGTGGGAAATATACATAATTCGTGGCCGTGATCCAAACTGTCGGAGTCCCCTTCCTCCGGGTACCATGGGGCTCCCATTTCTAGGCGAGACGCTTCAGATGGTTTTGCAG AGAAGAAAATTTCTGCGGATGAAGCGCCAGAAGTACGGATTTATCTATAAAACGCATCTTTTCGGTAGCCCCACTGTGCGCGTCATGGGCGCCGACAACGTGAGGCAGATTCTCTTAGGCGAGCATAAGCTTGTCGAAGTCCAGTGGCCGGCGTCTGTCAGAGCCATCCTGGGCTCCGACACTCTGTCCAACGTGCACGGCACCCAGCACAAAAACAAGAAGCGG GCGATCCTAAAAGCCTTTTCACGGGATGCCCTGGAGCTCTACGTTCCCGTTATCCAGGAGGAGGTGAGATGCGCAGTGAAAGGCTGGCTGCAGAGCGCCTCTTGCGTGCTGGTGTACCCAGAGATGAAACGGCTCATGTTCCGGATCGCCATTCGGATTCTGCTGGGCTTCCAGCCCGAACAAATCAAGACTGACGAGCAAGAACTGGTGGAAGCTTTTGAGGAAATGATAAAGAACCTGTTCTCTCTTCCGATTGACGTTCCCTTCAGCGGATTATATCGG GGTCTCAAGGCTCGCAATTTCATCCACTCAAAAATCGAAGAAAATATCAAGAAGAAAATTCAAGACGGCACCGATGAGCGGAAGCACAAAGATGCTCTACAGCTGCTGATTGAGAACTGCAGGAAGAGTGCAGAACCCTTGAGTACACAG GAGATCAAGGAGTCTGCCACAGAGTTGCTGTTTGGTGGGCACGAGACCACCGCGAGCACTGCCACCTCTCTAGTGATGTTCCTCGGTCTTCATCCCAACGTCGCCCACAATGTGAGACAGGAACTGCGGGAGAAG GGTTTAACAGGCGTCTGCTCAGAGGAAAGGACACTGAGCATCGAACTGCTGGAGCAGCTGAAATATACCGGCTGTGTAATTAAAGAGACCCTCCGGATAAACCCGCCCGTGCCGGGGGGCTTTCGTGTGGCCCTCAAAACATTTGAGCTGAAC GGTTATCAGATCCCCAAGGGCTGGAATGTCATCTACAGCATCTGCGACACTCACGATGTCGCTGAGGTCTTTCCCAACAAAGAGGCGTTCCATCCGGAGAGGTTCATGACCAAATCCCTGGAAGACACTTTGCGGTTCAACTACATCCCCTTCGGAGGCGGCTCCAGGATGTGCGTTGGCAAGGAgttcgccaaagtgctcctcAAAATCTTCCTTGTTGAGCTGACCGCAGAGTGTAACTGGACATTGTTGAACGGACCCCCAACCATGAAAACGGGCCCCACGGTTTATCCGGTGGACAATCTCCCCACAAAGTTCAGCCGCTATATTGATAATTAG